A window of the Theileria parva strain Muguga chromosome 2, complete sequence, whole genome shotgun sequence genome harbors these coding sequences:
- a CDS encoding Nucleoporin FG repeat region family protein, producing MSSLFNQNQFPQANTTGGFLGNTSNFLNNPGSGLNNPLGYQNVGLGSFPQQQVLDSRSSVRQLTTLIPEWKGHFDLADVLMTSQEQHLNNVSLMLSQLYDLYSKFQSAFDYAKTSLNDINLQQDKLNEDLNERLRCQDLQNLVTIKSRRLCENVISTRGTNDMSSVFRIPNHINVQLSRELYERVRQFRSEVEYIQNEVQLLKEIDVFQAPNFIESVLNSHNVRIKTLGDMISNLLKKAEKSLNMDLKSHLWSGIAADISVLRSDFLNAIGLDKPKPPESDSSQHSEVKKQIRYLRNFNSSYNDPNFPYLKDYGYNIKDLLTNFVPNQSVSLQGVNMGATNTGALFGGSQFGTSNLTAPFGATSGATQPGGLFGTSQNLTSQPGGLFGSTQTGTTGSGLFGTTTGLGSTTGTAGTGLFGSTTGLGSTPGTAGSGLFGSTTTQPGTTQPGGLFGSNTGTTTGTGLFGSTTGLGTTTGTSGTAGSGLFGSTTTTTGLGNTVTTGTGLFGSTTPATGTSQPGGLFSTTQSVTTQPGGLFGSTTGTTSSGLFGSTTGLGTTSGTTTGTGLFGNTNTGSAFGTTSTTGTGLFGSTTTTGTSFGNTTTGTTFGSSNTGTGFGSGTTSGLFGSTTTSSGFGTNTGTGFGTGGSSLFASNQQKSPGTALAIYNPNTNTGLGTFNRT from the coding sequence ATGTCTTCACTATTTAACCAGAACCAGTTTCCCCAAGCCAACACCACTGGTGGATTTTTAGGCAATAcatctaattttttaaataatccAGGATCTGGACTAAATAATCCTCTCGGCTACCAAAATGTAGGTTTAGGGAGCTTTCCACAGCAACAAGTACTTGATTCTAGGTCCTCAGTGCGACAACTGACTACTTTGATTCCAGAATGGAAGGGTCATTTTGACCTCGCGGATGTGCTAATGACTTCTCAGGAACAGCATTTAAACAATGTTAGCCTTATGTTATCACAGTTGTATGACCTTTACTCCAAATTTCAATCAGCATTTGACTATGCAAAAACATCACTTAACGACATAAACCTGCAACAAGATAAACTGAACGAGGACTTAAACGAAAGGCTCAGGTGTCAGGACCTTCAGAATCTTGTGACCATAAAGTCCAGGAGATTGTGTGAGAACGTGATTAGCACTCGAGGAACAAACGATATGTCGTCTGTTTTCCGGATACCGAACCATATTAACGTCCAGTTATCTAGGGAATTGTATGAAAGAGTGAGACAGTTCCGAAGTGAAGTGGAGTATATCCAGAATGAGGTCCAACTTTTGAAGGAAATCGATGTGTTCCAAGCACCAAACTTTATAGAATCTGTTCTAAACAGTCATAATGTTAGAATCAAAACACTGGGAGACATGATATCAAACCTTTTGAAAAAAGCTGAAAAATCACTTAATATGGACTTAAAATCACACCTTTGGTCTGGAATTGCAGCTGACATTAGTGTTTTGAGAtcagattttttaaacGCCATAGGACTTGATAAGCCAAAACCACCTGAATCTGACTCTTCTCAGCACTCTGAAGTTAAGAAACAGATCCGTTACCTGAGGAACTTTAACTCTTCATACAATGACCCGAACTTCCCTTACCTAAAGGATTACGGATATAATATCAAAGATTTACTCACAAACTTTGTCCCTAATCAAAGCGTTTCACTTCAAGGCGTTAATATGGGCGCTACTAATACTGGTGCTTTATTTGGCGGTTCTCAATTTGGAACCTCAAATTTGACTGCACCCTTTGGAGCCACCTCTGGGGCTACACAACCTGGAGGGTTATTTGGCACTAGTCAAAATTTAACTAGTCAACCAGGTGGGCTCTTTGGTAGTACTCAAACTGGTACTACTGGCTCAGGTTTATTTGGTACTACTACTGGATTAGGATCAACAACTGGTACGGCTGGCACTGGCTTATTTGGCAGTACTACTGGTCTAGGCTCAACCCCAGGTACTGCAGGTTCAGGGCTATTCGGTAGCACCACAACTCAGCCTGGAACTACACAACCTGGAGGATTATTTGGTTCAAACACTGGAACAACGACGGGTACAGGCCTGTTCGGCAGTACTACTGGACTTGGAACCACCACTGGTACTAGTGGTACTGCAGGGTCTGGTTTATTCGGTAGTACAACGACTACCACAGGATTAGGCAATACAGTTACAACTGGCACTGGGTTATTTGGGTCAACTACTCCCGCTACTGGAACTAGTCAGCCTGGAGGTTTATTTTCAACCACACAAAGTGTAACCACACAGCCAGGTGGGTTATTTGGATCTACCACTGGCACCACTTCATCAGGCTTATTCGGTAGTACCACTGGTCTTGGTACTACTTCTGGAACAACTACTGGAACTGGATTATTTGGCAATACAAACACTGGTTCCGCATTTGGTACGACTTCCACAACTGGCACTGGCCTATTCGGGTCCACCACCACTACTGGCACATCATTTGGCAACACTACAACTGGAACAACATTTGGTTCCAGTAATACGGGGACTGGATTTGGTTCCGGCACTACTTCAGGTTTATTCGGGTCTACCACTACATCTTCCGGGTTTGGTACAAACACTGGTACAGGATTCGGTACTGGTGGATCAAGTTTGTTTGCCAGTAACCAGCAAAAATCACCAGGCACAGCCTTGGCTATTTATAATCCAAATACAAACACAGGCCTAGGAACGTTTAATAGGACATAA
- the dtymk gene encoding Thymidylate kinase — translation MESETALRGKLIVFEGIDRSGKSTQIRLLSQKLSEENIKNEVLTFPYKTTPTGKLLRSYLGNRDESIPKQALHLLFSANRWEVMNRIIKLLKSGTHVITDRYAFSGIAYSVGAEGLDFNWCLIPDTGIVEPDIVFYMDLAPECSSARGNFGSEIYENLENMENVYEVFKRFGNLSYWNNIKANHDRDQIHEKIYSITKKVIEPTNKCLSFLHF, via the exons atggAGTCGGAAACCGCTTTAAGAGGCAAATTAATTGTCTTTGAGGGGATCGATAG ATCTGGAAAATCAACGCAGATTAGATTACTATCGCAAAAATTGTCAGaggaaaatattaaaaacgAAGTATTAACCTTCCCAT ataaaaCAACGCCTACTGGAAAACTGTTGAGATCGTACCTCGGAAATAGAGACGAGTCAATACCAAAACAGGCACTCCATCTCCTGTTTTCAGCAAACAGATGGGAAgtaat GAATAGAATCATCAAATTGTTAAAGTCAGGCACACATGTAATAACTGACAGGTATGCCTTCTCAGGAATCGCATACTCGGTTGGCGCAGAG GGACTTGATTTCAATTGGTGTTTGATACCTGATACTGGAATCGTAGAGCCTGATATCGTTTTTTACATGGATTTGGCCCCTGAATGTTCTTCCGCAAGGGGGAATTTCg ggtCAGAAATCTATGAGAATCTTGAAAACatggaaaatgtgtatgaGGTTTTCAAAAGATTCGGAAACCTTTCATATTGGAATAATATCAAGGCGAATCATGACCGAGAC CAAATTCATGAAAAAATCTATTCAATTACGAAAAAAGTAATTGAGCCTACAAACAAATGCTTATCTTTCCTACACTTTTAA
- the Cdk6 gene encoding Protein kinase domain protein, producing MSKISMNTSLSTSSALPYDFDNQPPKKNSFSTVLDTDDHIFEEELDNYLGKYDNSSSYIDSYDPNWFRIESNLKAANIADLLTFSKKIGKGVYGDVFLCYLRNEPSKRFAVKRVKQATFPVINIFGLEQNTIKELHALRSLKRPHTNIVRLYDYCSAIENSPVVNPQPGQSGSETSLVFYLIFELCDMDLSNFIKENNDRYKDHQIDLITCVVNQSKTNDFRVQDIINYSQNVYLNEKMKNNTQKKGKIPLPGLEEDIAKVIMYQILQGLAYLHSNRIIHRDIKPQNILLKKSIDDFDSFTTNKSPQKWQVKIADLGLSTIVPARYLSSMTEEVITLLYRPPELLLGDCKYTTSVDIWSAAVTVGECLLGKPMFRGRTEFSVLMRIISTVGCSPISEVENLSKQFKYLTESIPHIERDPYDSLRKIFTDHFGRQLISETGLDLFVKMLKFLPSDRITAKEALKHPWFSDVRRLLKPSVVKKYQSTENIFPRGYNDMMPLTFMGNVEEFKKKIKKKQLLDTVSVDSYITQFTFP from the exons atgagtaaaatttCAATGAACACCTCACTTTCAACTAGTTCAGCATTACCCTATGATTTTGATAATCAACCGCCAAAGAAAAATTCATTTAGCACAGTTCTCGATACAGATGATCATATTTTTGAAGAGGAACTAGATAATTACCTGGgtaaatatgataattCCTCGAGTTATATCGACTCCTATGACCCCAATTGGTTCCGGATTGAGAGTAATTTAAAGGCTGCTAACATAGCAGACTTGCTAACGTTTTCCAAGAAGATCGGAAAGGGTGTTTACGGTGATGTTTTTCTGTGTTACCTCAGAAATGAGCCATCAAAAAGGTTTGCAGTTAAAAGAGTAAAACAGGCTACATTCCCAgtaattaacatatttgGTCTTGAACAGAATACTATAAAGGAGCTTCACGCTTTAAGGTCACTTAAAAGACCTCATACAAACATCGTAAGACTGTATGACTACTGCTCTGCAATTGAAAATTCACCTGTCGTTAACCCTCAACCGGGCCAATCAGGGTCAGAAACTTCACTTGttttttacttaatttttgaaCTGTGTGATATGGACTTGAGTAATTTCATTaaggaaaataatgataGGTATAAAGATCACCAGATTGACCTAATAACATGTGTGGTTAACCAGTCTAAGACTAACGACTTTAGAGTTCAGGACATTATCAACTACTCTCAAAATGTATATTTGAACGAGAAAATGAAGAACAACACTCAGAAAAAGGGGAAAATACCATTGCCAGGCCTTGAGGAAGATATCGCTAAGGTCATAATGTACCAAATTTTACAGGGTCTGGCTTATTTACACTCGAATCGTATAATTCACAGGGATATTAAGCCTCAAAATATCCTTCTTAAAAAGTCAATTGATGACTTTGACTCTTTCACAACTAATAAATCTCCGCAAAAATG GCAAGTTAAAATCGCAGACCTCGGACTCTCAACTATTGTTCCCGCTAGATACTTATCCTCAATGACTGAAGAGGTCATTACTCTTCTTTACAGACCACCTGAACTTCTTCTTGGAGATTGTAAATACACTACTTCTGTTGATATCTGGTCAGCTGCTGTTACCGTAG gagaATGTTTACTGGGTAAACCGATGTTTAGGGGAAGAACGGAGTTTAGTGTTTTAATGAGGATTATAAGCACTGTAGGATGTTCTCCGATATCAGAGGTGgagaatttatcaaaacAGTTTAAGTACTTAACG GAGAGTATTCCACATATTGAACGGGATCCTTACGATAGTTTGAGGAAGATATTCACAGACCACTTTGGAAGGCAACTTATAAGCGAGACTGGGCTTGATCTGTTTGTCAAAATGCTCAAGTTTCTACCAAGTGATAGGATTACAGCCAAGGAAGCCTTGAAACACCCTTGGTTCTCAGACGTCAGAAGGCTTCTAAAACCTTCAGTTGTCAAGAAATATCAAAGCACTGAGAATATCTTTCCTCGAGGCTACAATGATATGATGCCTTTGACTTTCATGGGAAATGTCGAAGAGTTTAAGAAGAAGATTAAGAAAAAACAGCTATTAGATACTGTTTCTGTTGACAGTTATATCACTCAATTCACCTTCccttaa
- a CDS encoding tyrosine phosphatase-like family protein, translating into MTNAKKTYDCCLKKFLLFYNTLVLVAWLYVEALMAYHLYSQTRKGFKLDFGLLHKVDMWSYVNSSVKAAIVLNSFNLLFFLDSKSSKSLFLSELFHHLKGFVMYYVTFELLKGHNHYRWSTVNMSIWTLLNLMDTLNRYNSFTDNKNEFIEWFYYKLFMFLYPLQSFSEVILLNSSFKFLKHCDKFKTFPSPMPNRYNFTFNLQILYKLLPFPMSLCSTIVYFKKLKSN; encoded by the exons ATGACGAATGCTAAAAAAACGTACGATTGCTGTTTAAAAAagtttttacttttttataACACTTTGGTGTTAGTAGCATGGTTGTACGTCGAAGCCCTGATGGCCTATCATTTGTACAGTCAAACAAGAAAAGGATTTAAACTTGATTTCGGACTATTACATAAAGTTGACATGTGGAGTTACGTAAACTCCTCAGTCAAAGCGGcaatagtgttaaattcatttaatCTTCTTTTCTTTTTAG aCTCCAAATCCTCCAAGAGTTTGTTTTTATCTGAGTTGTTTCATCACTTAAAGGGTTTTGTTATGTATTATGTCACATTCGAGTTGTTAAAGGGTCATAATCACTATCGCTGGTCAACTGTAAACATGTCAATTTGGACACTTTTGAATTTAATGGACACTCTTAACAGATACAATTCCTTCACAGACAacaaaaatgaatttatcGAATGGTTTTACTACAAAC TGTTCATGTTTCTCTATCCTCTTCAATCCTTTTCTGAAGTTATATTACTCAATTCCTCCTTCAAGTTCCTTAAACACTGTGACAAGTTCAAAACCTTCCCCTCCCCTATGCCTAATCGGTACAATTTTACCTTTAATCTCCAGATTTTGTACAAATTATTGCCCTTTCCCATGTCATTATGTTCCACTATTGTGTActtcaaaaaattaaaatccaACTAA